The following proteins are encoded in a genomic region of Herminiimonas arsenicoxydans:
- a CDS encoding conserved hypothetical protein; putative exported protein (Evidence 4 : Homologs of previously reported genes of unknown function) → MIKEFISHSSSGIAKATAGAFAAVALTATPAFAAWEPTKPVEFVVPAGTGGGADQMARLIQGVIIKNKLMKEPLIVVNRSGGAGAEGFLDVKGSKGDPHKIIITLSNLFTTPMATGVPFNWKEMTPVAMLALDQFVLWTNAEKPYKTAKEYIDAVKAAGPNKFKMGGTGSKQEDQIITAGLEKATGTKFIYIPYKGGGEVAVQLVGNHIDSTVNNPIEAVSQWRAGKLKALCVFDDQRMPYKAKITETQSWNDIPTCKEAGIPTDYTMLRGIFMPPNVTADQLAYYVDLFTKVRATAEWKDYMEKGAFNTSFKTGNDFKTWLEAAEKQHATLMQEAGFMAKK, encoded by the coding sequence ATGATCAAGGAATTCATTTCGCATTCATCAAGTGGCATCGCAAAGGCAACCGCCGGCGCATTTGCAGCAGTTGCACTGACCGCAACCCCGGCCTTCGCTGCCTGGGAACCAACCAAACCAGTCGAATTCGTTGTGCCAGCTGGCACTGGCGGTGGCGCTGACCAAATGGCTCGTCTGATTCAAGGCGTCATCATCAAAAACAAACTGATGAAAGAACCTTTGATCGTTGTCAATCGTTCCGGTGGTGCTGGCGCTGAAGGCTTCCTTGACGTTAAAGGTTCTAAGGGCGATCCACACAAAATCATCATCACCCTGTCGAACCTGTTCACCACGCCTATGGCAACTGGTGTTCCATTCAACTGGAAAGAAATGACTCCAGTTGCAATGTTGGCGCTGGATCAATTCGTTCTGTGGACGAATGCTGAAAAGCCATACAAAACGGCAAAAGAGTACATTGATGCAGTCAAGGCAGCTGGCCCGAACAAGTTCAAAATGGGCGGTACAGGTTCCAAGCAGGAAGATCAAATCATTACTGCCGGCCTGGAAAAAGCTACTGGCACCAAGTTCATCTACATTCCATACAAAGGCGGCGGTGAAGTTGCTGTTCAATTAGTTGGTAATCACATCGATTCAACAGTGAACAACCCAATCGAAGCGGTTTCGCAATGGCGTGCAGGTAAGTTGAAAGCGCTGTGCGTATTCGATGATCAGCGTATGCCTTACAAAGCGAAAATCACCGAAACCCAATCCTGGAATGACATTCCAACTTGTAAAGAAGCCGGTATCCCAACCGACTACACTATGTTGCGCGGTATTTTCATGCCGCCAAACGTCACTGCTGATCAACTGGCTTACTACGTAGACCTGTTCACCAAAGTGCGCGCAACGGCAGAGTGGAAAGACTACATGGAAAAAGGTGCGTTCAATACTTCCTTCAAAACCGGTAATGACTTCAAAACATGGCTCGAAGCTGCAGAGAAGCAACACGCTACTTTGATGCAAGAAGCCGGCTTCATGGCCAAGAAGTAA
- a CDS encoding conserved hypothetical protein; putative membrane protein (Evidence 4 : Homologs of previously reported genes of unknown function) → MDQNLESGDGARTGVATYVVDAVVAAILLALGITVVIASWKLGATWASDGPGSGYFPFGIGVLICISGAGTLLTSLFGKNKNTEIFVDGEQFKRVLQVFIPAVIYVGAIEVVGVYISSVVYIALFMIILGKFSVIKAIIAALVVNVVFFMMFEVWFKVPLYKGSINLLSFLGY, encoded by the coding sequence ATGGATCAGAATTTGGAATCCGGCGATGGCGCTCGCACTGGCGTAGCGACTTATGTCGTAGACGCGGTGGTCGCTGCCATTCTATTGGCGCTGGGTATTACTGTTGTTATCGCAAGCTGGAAATTAGGTGCGACTTGGGCCAGTGACGGTCCAGGCTCAGGTTATTTCCCATTCGGTATTGGTGTGCTGATCTGCATATCGGGCGCAGGGACATTGCTTACATCGCTCTTTGGCAAGAACAAAAATACTGAAATTTTCGTCGATGGCGAGCAATTCAAGCGTGTTCTGCAAGTGTTCATTCCGGCAGTTATTTATGTCGGGGCAATCGAGGTAGTTGGCGTCTATATTTCTTCCGTCGTTTATATCGCATTGTTCATGATCATACTTGGCAAATTCTCTGTTATTAAGGCCATTATCGCGGCGCTCGTCGTCAATGTCGTATTTTTCATGATGTTTGAAGTGTGGTTTAAAGTGCCCCTGTACAAAGGGTCTATAAATCTTTTGAGCTTCCTCGGTTATTAA
- a CDS encoding Conserved hypothetical protein; putative membrane protein (Evidence 4 : Homologs of previously reported genes of unknown function) has product MDEINSLFHGFAVILTPMNLLLMVIGITLGVLIGVLPGLGGANGVAILLPLTFTMSPTSAIIMLSCLYWGALFGGAITSILFNIPGEPWSVATTFDGYPMAQKGEAGAALTGAFTSSFIGAFIAVVMITFLAPLVAKFALRFGAPEFFSVYLLTFCSFVGMGKGSPLKILASMALGFALAAVGMDTVTGQLRLTFGFEELMRGFDFLIAVIGLFGIGEILLSMEEGLAFSGKSAKIDPKIVFQTWKKLPQYWVTSLRSAMVGIWMGITPGGATPASFMSYGLAKKMSKNGAKFGTGELEGVVAPETAAHAAGTAALLPMLALGIPGSPTAAVLLGGLLIWGLQPGPLLFTEQHDFVWGLIASMYLGNLVGLVVVLTTVPLFASILRIPFSIIAPVIVVICGIGAYTVGNATFDIWLMLVFGVVGYVFKKLDYPLAPLVLALVLGRNAEDSFRQAMLSSQGDVSVMFSNGLVGTITALALIMLFWPLISRVIALVRPPKKDEFAEHRAAE; this is encoded by the coding sequence ATGGACGAAATTAATTCATTATTTCACGGGTTTGCGGTCATTCTGACGCCAATGAACCTGTTGCTGATGGTAATCGGTATCACCCTGGGTGTGCTGATTGGGGTACTGCCTGGTTTGGGCGGTGCAAACGGCGTGGCAATTCTGTTGCCACTTACATTCACGATGTCGCCGACTTCAGCGATTATCATGTTGTCGTGTCTGTATTGGGGGGCGTTGTTCGGGGGGGCTATTACTTCCATCCTGTTCAATATTCCAGGCGAGCCGTGGTCCGTTGCGACTACGTTCGATGGTTACCCAATGGCGCAAAAAGGTGAGGCTGGTGCAGCATTGACCGGTGCTTTCACCTCGTCGTTTATCGGCGCGTTTATTGCTGTTGTCATGATTACCTTCCTGGCACCGCTGGTTGCTAAATTCGCGTTGCGTTTCGGCGCGCCTGAGTTCTTCTCGGTTTATCTGCTCACCTTCTGTAGTTTCGTTGGTATGGGTAAGGGTTCGCCGCTGAAGATTCTCGCTTCGATGGCGCTGGGCTTTGCGCTGGCAGCGGTTGGTATGGATACGGTTACCGGTCAGTTGCGTTTGACCTTCGGTTTCGAAGAGTTGATGCGTGGTTTCGACTTCCTGATCGCAGTTATCGGTTTGTTCGGTATTGGTGAGATTCTGTTGTCGATGGAAGAGGGCCTCGCGTTCTCCGGTAAATCGGCAAAAATTGATCCTAAAATCGTGTTCCAGACCTGGAAAAAACTGCCGCAATACTGGGTTACCTCGTTGCGCAGCGCCATGGTTGGTATCTGGATGGGTATTACCCCAGGCGGTGCAACACCTGCATCGTTCATGTCCTACGGTCTGGCCAAGAAGATGTCCAAGAACGGTGCGAAGTTCGGTACTGGTGAACTTGAAGGCGTGGTTGCTCCTGAAACTGCAGCGCATGCTGCTGGTACCGCAGCGTTGCTGCCTATGCTGGCTCTGGGTATCCCGGGTTCGCCAACAGCGGCTGTTCTGCTCGGTGGCTTGCTGATCTGGGGTCTGCAACCTGGTCCATTGCTGTTCACTGAACAACATGACTTCGTTTGGGGCCTGATTGCCAGTATGTATCTGGGTAACTTGGTTGGTCTGGTAGTTGTTCTGACGACCGTTCCACTGTTTGCATCGATCCTGCGTATTCCATTCTCGATCATTGCACCGGTTATCGTTGTTATTTGCGGCATCGGCGCGTACACCGTTGGTAATGCAACGTTCGATATCTGGTTGATGCTGGTATTTGGTGTCGTTGGCTATGTGTTCAAGAAACTGGACTATCCGTTGGCTCCATTGGTTCTGGCGCTGGTCCTGGGTCGTAATGCAGAAGATTCGTTCCGCCAAGCGATGCTGTCGTCGCAAGGTGACGTATCGGTCATGTTCTCGAACGGTCTGGTTGGCACCATTACCGCTCTGGCACTGATTATGTTGTTCTGGCCGCTGATTTCTCGTGTGATCGCACTGGTTCGCCCTCCTAAAAAGGATGAATTTGCAGAGCACCGTGCAGCAGAATGA
- a CDS encoding conserved hypothetical protein; putative phospholipid-binding domain BON (Evidence 4 : Homologs of previously reported genes of unknown function) — protein MPVIAMTQEMGSLAKDIAVHLAQTQNLAVMKHEVIDHLAEKMDLSKSVIRRLREGKAGFVDRITTDDESMALYTAEEVFDLARKGNVILRGWGATCLLRPVPHVVTVRVTRSMSKRVEWLMAHLEIDDADFAEAEIRRSDAAHSARMQQQFGVEWGDPILYDLVLNTDRLSIESCASQILNLTSRPEFQESAASQAVLENMALETHVRAALRSNSASHDVRVTIEANAGHVVLSGIVLHADELIAAKRVASSVTGVVSVDSQLRLMANSKLYSSGAY, from the coding sequence ATGCCAGTGATCGCAATGACGCAGGAAATGGGCTCGCTCGCCAAGGATATTGCAGTGCATTTGGCGCAAACGCAGAATCTTGCTGTGATGAAGCATGAAGTAATTGATCATCTTGCGGAAAAGATGGATCTGAGCAAAAGCGTAATTCGTCGATTACGTGAAGGGAAGGCCGGTTTCGTCGACAGGATAACGACCGATGATGAAAGTATGGCTTTGTACACCGCTGAAGAAGTTTTTGATTTGGCGCGCAAGGGCAACGTGATATTGCGTGGATGGGGTGCTACTTGTCTGCTTCGGCCTGTGCCTCATGTGGTGACTGTTCGAGTCACGCGCTCCATGAGCAAGCGGGTTGAGTGGCTAATGGCGCATTTGGAAATCGATGATGCGGACTTTGCGGAGGCGGAAATTCGCCGCAGCGATGCGGCCCATAGCGCGCGTATGCAGCAGCAGTTCGGGGTGGAGTGGGGCGATCCGATTCTATATGATCTGGTGCTCAATACCGATAGGCTGTCGATTGAAAGCTGTGCATCGCAAATTCTGAACCTGACGAGTCGGCCTGAATTTCAGGAGTCTGCAGCATCGCAAGCCGTGCTTGAAAACATGGCGCTTGAGACTCATGTGCGCGCTGCGTTGCGGAGTAACTCGGCCAGCCACGATGTAAGAGTTACTATCGAGGCGAATGCCGGGCATGTCGTATTAAGCGGAATCGTGTTGCATGCGGATGAGTTGATTGCAGCGAAGCGGGTTGCTTCAAGCGTAACCGGTGTTGTCAGTGTGGACAGTCAGTTGCGCTTGATGGCAAATTCAAAACTCTACTCATCGGGGGCATACTAG
- a CDS encoding conserved hypothetical protein; putative cAMP-binding domain (Evidence 4 : Homologs of previously reported genes of unknown function), whose protein sequence is MPTVDNHPERNVIRVQLKQNVVLKEMNESEWAELEPHLLVVDCPKGDFLLHQGVHEMEQYFILDGILKRVVTNQQAKEMILRFADERSMETSYAAWRLKTPTPYSIICVTKARVVKLPLLQWIAFMEKHEHVKQAFEYDVMHLMSEIMAHTITLHLLDAPGRVQRFVRKHSDLFDRIPKKELASYLNLSPETLSRLKHQGKI, encoded by the coding sequence ATGCCGACTGTAGATAACCATCCTGAGCGTAATGTTATTCGTGTCCAGCTCAAACAAAACGTCGTCTTGAAAGAGATGAATGAAAGCGAGTGGGCCGAGCTTGAGCCGCATCTGCTCGTCGTGGATTGTCCTAAAGGCGACTTCCTCCTGCATCAGGGCGTGCATGAAATGGAGCAGTATTTCATACTCGATGGCATTCTGAAGCGAGTGGTTACCAACCAGCAAGCGAAAGAAATGATCTTGCGCTTCGCGGATGAGCGCAGCATGGAGACAAGTTACGCCGCCTGGCGCTTAAAAACTCCGACCCCCTACAGTATTATCTGCGTGACAAAAGCCCGCGTAGTAAAGCTGCCATTATTGCAATGGATTGCGTTCATGGAAAAACATGAGCATGTCAAACAGGCATTTGAATACGATGTCATGCACCTGATGAGTGAAATTATGGCACATACCATTACTCTTCATTTACTCGATGCCCCAGGCCGTGTGCAGCGCTTTGTGCGCAAGCATTCGGATTTGTTCGATCGCATCCCGAAAAAAGAATTGGCTTCCTACCTGAATCTCTCCCCCGAGACACTGAGTCGGCTGAAACATCAGGGAAAAATCTGA
- the oxc gene encoding oxalyl-CoA decarboxylase (Evidence 2a : Function of homologous gene experimentally demonstrated in an other organism; PubMedId : 8157618; Product type e : enzyme): MKNDIQATTEGVELTDGFHLLMEALEMNGITNIYGLLGIPVTEIGRMWQARGNKFFSFRNEQNAGYAASVAGYLTKKPGICVTVSAPGFLNGLTALANATTNCFPMILISGSSEREVVDLQQGDYEEMDQLNIARPHCKASFRINRTEDIGVAVVRAIRTALSGRPGGVYLDIPARLFSTTMSAEEGKKSLFVPVDPAPAQIPGPDAVARAVALIKGAKKPLILLGKGAAYAQCDADIKALIEETGIPFTPMSMAKGLVSDIHPQCAAAARSMVLQESDVVVLIGARLNWLLAHGKGKTWGGAKKFVQIDIQANEMDSNVPIAAPLVGDVESCVNALRAGLKGMTKPTEWMDAIAERASGSKAKLGTKLATATPIMNYFNSLGAIRDVLKNHQDVTLVNEGANALDNARMIIDQYQPRKRVDTGTWGVMGVGMGSAVAAAVETGKPVVAVCGDSAFGFSGMEIETITRYNLPVTVIIMNNGGIYRGDEANPAHQVSCMTFNPNTRYDLLMQSVGGEGVRVNTPEELTKALEASLKSGKPTLIEAIIDPAAGVESGRIGNLNIVSTIGKKK; encoded by the coding sequence ATGAAAAACGACATTCAAGCGACGACAGAAGGCGTAGAGCTGACCGATGGTTTCCATCTGTTGATGGAAGCCCTGGAGATGAACGGTATTACCAACATCTACGGTTTGCTTGGTATTCCTGTCACAGAGATCGGCCGTATGTGGCAAGCGCGTGGGAACAAGTTCTTCAGTTTCCGTAATGAGCAAAATGCAGGTTATGCGGCATCGGTTGCCGGTTACCTGACCAAGAAGCCAGGTATTTGCGTGACCGTCTCCGCGCCAGGTTTTCTGAATGGTTTGACTGCTTTGGCCAATGCCACGACCAACTGCTTCCCGATGATCCTGATCAGCGGTTCCAGCGAACGCGAAGTCGTCGATCTGCAACAAGGCGATTACGAAGAGATGGATCAGCTGAACATCGCTCGTCCACATTGCAAAGCTTCTTTCCGTATCAACCGTACCGAAGACATCGGTGTTGCTGTTGTGCGCGCAATTCGTACAGCTTTGTCGGGTCGTCCGGGCGGCGTGTATCTGGATATCCCGGCACGTTTGTTCAGCACCACGATGAGCGCTGAAGAAGGCAAAAAATCGTTGTTCGTTCCAGTTGATCCGGCTCCAGCGCAGATCCCGGGTCCAGACGCTGTTGCGCGTGCTGTTGCGTTGATCAAAGGCGCCAAAAAGCCATTGATCCTGCTCGGTAAAGGTGCTGCGTACGCACAATGCGACGCAGACATCAAGGCGTTGATCGAAGAAACCGGTATCCCATTCACGCCAATGTCGATGGCTAAGGGTCTGGTTTCCGATATCCATCCACAATGCGCTGCTGCAGCGCGTTCGATGGTGCTGCAAGAGTCTGATGTTGTCGTGCTGATCGGCGCACGTCTGAACTGGTTGCTGGCCCACGGTAAAGGCAAGACATGGGGTGGCGCGAAGAAATTTGTGCAAATCGACATTCAGGCGAACGAAATGGACAGCAACGTCCCAATCGCAGCGCCGCTGGTTGGTGACGTTGAATCCTGCGTCAACGCACTGCGCGCTGGCTTGAAGGGCATGACCAAGCCAACCGAATGGATGGACGCCATTGCTGAACGTGCGAGCGGCTCCAAAGCGAAGCTGGGCACCAAGCTGGCTACCGCTACTCCAATCATGAACTACTTCAACTCGCTGGGCGCAATTCGTGATGTGTTGAAAAACCATCAGGACGTTACCCTGGTCAACGAAGGTGCAAACGCACTCGACAACGCACGTATGATCATCGATCAATACCAGCCACGTAAGCGCGTTGATACCGGTACTTGGGGTGTCATGGGTGTTGGTATGGGTTCGGCAGTGGCAGCCGCAGTGGAAACCGGCAAGCCAGTCGTTGCAGTTTGCGGCGACAGCGCATTTGGTTTCAGCGGTATGGAAATTGAAACCATCACTCGCTACAACCTGCCAGTAACCGTGATTATCATGAACAACGGTGGTATTTATCGTGGCGACGAAGCGAATCCGGCGCATCAGGTTTCATGCATGACGTTCAATCCGAACACACGCTACGATCTGTTGATGCAATCCGTCGGCGGTGAAGGCGTTCGCGTCAATACTCCGGAAGAGTTGACCAAAGCTTTGGAAGCGTCCCTCAAGTCAGGCAAGCCTACCTTGATCGAAGCCATCATCGATCCAGCTGCCGGTGTTGAATCTGGCCGTATCGGCAATCTGAACATCGTTAGCACGATTGGCAAGAAGAAGTAA